One genomic segment of Fibrobacter sp. UWH4 includes these proteins:
- the recO gene encoding DNA repair protein RecO, with amino-acid sequence MIKSRCITLHRFAYSDSSFIVKALTEECGVVSFIVKGAKRKESPFKGALDPLALSEVVFRQNPSTELQFIKEASIINWRETLRASLMELAVAQVMAEIVLRYAPQGVPLPDEFALLDGALSQLDRSNPAEGVFAKWLLDISDLWGYHLELGVCSRCEKPLVEPAADFFPETGALLCRHCLGVQSARARQETLKGLWELYLCEKNGLDAPQNLNGRVFVENALLSYLRNHIGFLKEIHSLSWLQEVRKLCSAQST; translated from the coding sequence ATGATTAAATCTCGTTGCATTACGTTGCACCGGTTTGCGTACAGCGACTCTAGCTTTATCGTGAAAGCGCTTACGGAAGAGTGTGGCGTGGTGAGCTTTATTGTCAAGGGCGCAAAACGAAAGGAATCCCCGTTCAAGGGGGCGCTTGATCCGCTGGCGTTGTCGGAGGTGGTTTTCCGGCAGAATCCTTCGACGGAACTGCAGTTTATCAAGGAAGCCTCGATTATCAACTGGAGAGAAACCTTGCGGGCCTCCCTTATGGAGCTTGCTGTAGCCCAGGTCATGGCCGAAATCGTCTTGCGTTACGCCCCTCAAGGCGTTCCCTTGCCAGATGAATTCGCCCTGCTGGATGGTGCGCTTTCGCAACTTGACCGGTCGAATCCTGCTGAGGGTGTCTTTGCCAAGTGGCTGCTCGATATCAGCGACCTGTGGGGATACCATCTGGAACTGGGTGTATGCAGCCGCTGCGAGAAGCCGCTTGTTGAACCGGCGGCAGATTTTTTCCCTGAAACGGGAGCGCTTCTTTGCAGACATTGCTTGGGTGTGCAGAGCGCAAGGGCGCGCCAGGAAACGCTGAAAGGCCTTTGGGAGTTATATCTATGTGAAAAAAACGGCCTTGATGCTCCCCAAAATCTGAACGGTCGCGTTTTTGTGGAGAATGCTTTGCTATCTTATCTACGCAATCACATCGGATTCCTGAAAGAAATCCATTCCCTTTCATGGCTACAGGAGGTTCGTAAGTTATGCTCAGCCCAATCGACATAA
- the panB gene encoding 3-methyl-2-oxobutanoate hydroxymethyltransferase, with protein sequence MLSPIDIKNKKAKGEKVSMITAYDYAFAQMAEAAGVDQILVGDSLANTMLGYKSTREIGMNEMLIFVAAVCRGAPNTHVVADMPYLSDKDPQTAYDNARRFMDVGASCVKIEGTPAGVHEYLLSHDIPICAHLGLLPQTAENFKQKGRTEEEAAAIIKAAKYVDDLGCFEMVLEHIPEELGTKITGMVNAVTIGIGGGKFTDGQVLVMHDALGMHQRKLPPFATKFVDMFSLGVEGFKKYIDSVQNPNR encoded by the coding sequence ATGCTCAGCCCAATCGACATAAAGAACAAGAAAGCTAAAGGCGAAAAAGTTTCGATGATTACCGCCTACGACTACGCTTTTGCCCAGATGGCAGAGGCGGCAGGTGTGGACCAGATTTTGGTAGGCGACAGTCTTGCAAACACGATGCTCGGCTACAAGAGCACCCGCGAAATTGGCATGAACGAGATGCTGATTTTTGTGGCCGCGGTTTGCCGCGGGGCACCGAACACCCACGTGGTGGCCGACATGCCCTACTTGAGCGACAAGGACCCGCAAACGGCATACGATAACGCACGCCGCTTTATGGACGTGGGAGCTTCTTGCGTCAAAATTGAGGGCACCCCCGCGGGCGTGCACGAATATTTGCTGAGCCACGACATTCCTATTTGCGCTCACCTTGGACTTTTGCCGCAGACGGCCGAAAACTTTAAGCAGAAGGGCCGCACCGAAGAAGAAGCGGCTGCAATCATCAAGGCGGCCAAGTACGTAGACGACCTGGGTTGTTTCGAGATGGTGCTGGAACACATTCCCGAAGAGCTCGGTACCAAGATTACCGGCATGGTGAACGCGGTGACGATCGGTATTGGCGGCGGAAAGTTTACAGACGGGCAAGTGCTCGTGATGCACGACGCCCTGGGGATGCACCAGCGCAAGCTGCCTCCGTTCGCAACGAAGTTCGTGGATATGTTCAGCCTCGGTGTTGAAGGATTTAAGAAATATATCGACAGTGTGCAGAATCCGAATAGATAA